GGTCACAGCGCGAAACACGGCCATCCGGGCTGGAGATCAAACTGCCAGCACCCTTTAGGATAGCCACTGCATTGAATTTCTGGCTCAAAGCGCGCGCCACGTTAAGGCGATCGGCCTGAACCTCGGCTGTCGTGATGCCCATTAACCGCGCCGCCTCGCCGGGATGCGGCGTGATCACACTGTTAGCCGGCAGGCTTACACCGCCTGCGGCCAACTGGTTCAAGGCGTCGGCATCCCAGACTTGCGGCTGCCGGGCGTTGGCGGCAACCGACAACAAGCTTTTGCCCCAGGACGCTACGCCCAGGCCGGGACCGATAACGATCACCGAGATTTTTTCCAGCAGCCCCATCAACTGATTGGCCGAACTCACACCGACGGTCATGACTTCCGGCAAGCGTGCGAGTGCAGCCGGCACGTGTTCCGGGCGAGTCGCCAACGAAACCATGCCCGCGCCACTGCGCAAGGCGCTTTCGGCGCTGAGCAACGCAGCACCGCCAAAGCCATGGTCGCCGCCGATGACCAGCAAGTGGCCGAACTGGCCTTTATGGGCGTCCGGGGAACGTGCAGCCAGTTGCGGCAAATGGCCGTGCAATAGCGGCTGTACGTCGGTAATTGTGTGTTTTGTCTGCGGCATGCGTCTTCAAGCTCCGATGTCTGGCAGAATTATACGCATCTAACCTGTGGTTTCCCGTGTCTCATGCCCGCA
The window above is part of the Pseudomonas sp. KBS0710 genome. Proteins encoded here:
- a CDS encoding NAD(P)H-hydrate dehydratase, producing MPQTKHTITDVQPLLHGHLPQLAARSPDAHKGQFGHLLVIGGDHGFGGAALLSAESALRSGAGMVSLATRPEHVPAALARLPEVMTVGVSSANQLMGLLEKISVIVIGPGLGVASWGKSLLSVAANARQPQVWDADALNQLAAGGVSLPANSVITPHPGEAARLMGITTAEVQADRLNVARALSQKFNAVAILKGAGSLISSPDGRVSRCDQGHPAMATAGLGDVLSGLVGALLAQGMPAYEASCLAVWLHATAGDRQGTYGRGLAASDLIPAIRQLLEEQSPCLK